Within the Opitutaceae bacterium TAV5 genome, the region GCTGGGGACGCCACTACCGCTACATGGTCGTGCTCGACGCCGACAGCATCATGACCGGCGAAGCCATCACGAAGCTCGCCCGGATGATGGAGAAAAACCCCACCGTCGGCATCATCCAGACCGTCCCCGAGCTCGTGAACGGCGAGACGCTCTTCGCCCGCCTCCAGCAATTCGCCAGCCGCCTCTACGGCTCCATTTTTTCCGCCGGCCTCAACTTCTGGCAGCTCAGCGAGGCCAACTACTGGGGCCACAACGCCATCATCCGCCTCGCCCCTTTCATCGATCACTGCTCGTTGCCCGACCTCCCCGGCCGCGAACCTTTCGGCGGACGCATCCTCAGCCACGACTACGTCGAGGCCGCCCTCATGCGCCGCGGCGGCTGGGAAGTGTGGCTCGCAATCGATCTTCCGGGCAGCTACGAGGAATGCCCCGGCAACCTCATCGATTTCGCCAAGCGCGACCGCCGCTGGCTGCAAGGCAACCTCCAGCACGCCTGGCTCCTTTCCGCGCGCGGCCTGCGCGCCGCCAACCGCGCCCACCTCGCGCTCGGCATCATGGCCTACCTCAGTTCGCCGCTCTGGTTCGCCTTTCTCGCGCTCACCACCGTCATCTCCTGGCGCAACGTCGCCACCGGCCTCACCCCGCTGCCCGTGGACAGCTTTGCCCGCTACCTCACGCTCACCTTCGCGCAACAGGCTCTTGTCCTCTTCGGCATCACCCTCGGCCTGCTCTTCCTGCCCAAGCTCCTCGCGCTCCTCGACCTCCGCCGCCGCCCCGGCTCCGCCGCGCTCTTCGGCGGCTGGAGATGCGCGCTCACCAGCGTCATCCTCGAAACCGTGCTCTTCACGCTGATGGCTCCGGTGATGATGCTGTTTCACACCAAATTCATTTTCATGACACTTGCCGGCAGCGGCGTCGCCTGGGTCACCCAACGTCGCGGCCAGGACGGCGAACCCGAATGGCGCGAGACCATCCTCACGCACCTCGGGCAGACGCTCCTCGGCGCCGTCTGGCTCGCTGCCGCGCTCTGGATCAACCCCTGGCTGGCGATCTGGATGTCGCCGATCTTCGCCGGCATGCTGCTGGTGATGCCCGTCTCGCTGCTCACCGGCCAGCGTTCGCTCGGCTTGCGCATGCGCCGCTGGGGTCTCTTCTGCACGCCCAACGAAACCGCCCCGCCTCCCGAACTTGACGACCTCGCCCGCGCGCTCGCCCCGCCCACGCCCGACGCGCCCCGCCATGCGCCCCTGCCCGAACTCGCCGCCGATTACGGTCTCATGCAGGCTGTGCTCGACCCGTACGTGAACGCCGTCCACGTCGCCCTCCTGCGCGAAAAAGACACCACGCCTCCGGCCAGCGAAGAGCGTTTCGCCGTCCTCCGCCAACGCCTCCTGCGCGAAGGCCCCGCGACCCTCGACCAGCGCGACAAGCTCTCGCTCCTCATGGATGCCGAGTCGATGACCCTGCTCCACCGCGATCTCTGGTCCGCGCACACCTCCGACCTCGCCGACTGGTGGCGCCACGCCATCCGCTCCTACAACATCGTCGCGCCCGCCCCGCAGACGGCGCTGCACCGGTAGCGAGCGAAGACGCACCAGAGCCGGAGCGGCGGCATTCCTGCCGCTGCGACGAGGCGCGACGCGCCTCGCCCCTTGCCGGAGCACGGAGCATGTCCCTCGAACAAGCGGCGCACCAGTCTCCCTTTTTCGCAAAACTCGACACACCGCTACGCGTTCAGTTTCATTCCGGGGCAGTGAATGCAAACACCACCGGCGCCCCTCCCCCCCTCCCCTCTCCCGCCGGGCCATCCTGTTTCCGGCGCCACCACCGCCTGACCGCGCTCGTTCTCACCTTCCTCGTTCTCAAGGCCCTCCTCGCCGGCCTCTATCTGCGCCAGGCCCGCGACGAACCGCCACCCGATCTCACTGAGATCGAAATTCCCCGCCCACCAAAAATTCCCGACGAACAAAACGCCTACTCCCTCCTCGCCCAAGCCGCCGCCGCCGCGCAGACCCCCCTCCTCCAAACCCGCAAAAACGACATCCATGCCCTCGCCACAGGCACGCTCCGCGATGACGCCCTGCACGCCGAGCTCCTCGCCCACGCCGAAGCCTGCAACCTCTGGCCGCAAGTCGCCGCCGCCCTCGCCGCCCCCGATGCCCAAGGACCGTGGCCGACCAAGCTGGATTCTTTCATCCCGGAAATCGGCCAAGTCCGTTTCCTCGCCCAATACATGATCATCCGCGCCATTGGCGAAGCCCGGCGTGGCGACACCCATCAGGCCGTACAAACGCTTCGGGACGTTTTTGCAGTCGGGACCATCATCGAAAACAGCAGCACCAGCCTGATTCACTACCTCACCGGCCTTGCCATCAAGACAGTCGCGCTCGACGCCACCCGACGCCTCGCCGTCACCCAGCCCCTTTCCGGCGAAGACCTCCGTTTCGCCATTGCCACCGTCCGCGCATCGCGTATTAATCCTGAAAATACACGACGTACATTCCGCCTCGAGCTGAACTTTTTCCGGCTTTGTCTGGATGAAGTCCTCCGCGACCGCAAAGGGCTCTACAAGTTGTCTCCGGAAACCGGTGGCCCCCAAGGCGCCCATCGGCGTTTGGCCGTCATGGGAAAACTCCGGCTCACGCTCAAACCCAACAAAACCACCCGCCTCTACACGGAAAACCTCCGTGAAGTCATCCAACTCATTGGCAAAGACAGCACAGCGATCACCTCCTCAGGCATTGCCAACAGTCTCAGGTATCCCCGCCTGCCCAACCCCGAAAACTTCGTGGGCAAAATACTCTTGGCGATCGTCACTCCCACCTGGCCCAAAATCCTCCAGTCCGGCGTCCGCCACGAAACCGCCTTTTCGGGCACCGAAGCCTTTCTGGCGCTCCGCCTTTACGCCCTCGAACACGACAACACGCTGCCCGCCACCCTCGACGCCCTCGTCCCCGATTACCTCTCTGCGGTTCCCCGCGACCATGCCGATGGAAAACCGATACGTTATTCGCGCGAATTTCACGCTCTCTGGTCAGTTGGTGAAAACAACCTCGACGTCACCCGTGCCGGCCAAAAACCCGAAAAACGCGACCTGATTCTCGACCTCGTTTTCGCCGCGCCGGCCGCTCCTGCCGATCAGGAACCGGCTCCCCTCCATCCATAACCCGCCTGCGATCCTTCCTCCTCCGCCATCGCAACCGGCTCTGGACAGTATTCTGGATAGCCGTACCCGTCACCCTCATCCTTGCGCAAGGATGAGGCCCCGGGCCCGGGTCCGCCATCGGCAAACCACGGACGCAGGCTTGCGGATTCGCGACGACCGCCTCTCCCCGGGTATGCTGCGGCCTCACAGGTTCTGCGGCTTGAATTTTTTTCTCAAACTGATCGAACGTCCCGAGATCATGAATACGCCGTCCCCCCGGTAGTGAAAGGTTTCCGGATACTTCGGCGACACGGCGACATGGGCTTTCACCACCTCCCAGATAAAAAGGCCGTTTCGCGAAATCTGCGTGGCGTCGGCCAGCCGGCACTCGAAATTCGCGTAACATTCCCGGATCAGGGGCGCTCCCACCTTTTCGCCCGGCACCGGCGTGAGACCGAATTTTTTGAACTTGTCCACTTCCGCCCCCGAACAGTTGCCGATGCCCACCGCCTCGTTGATGAGGTCGGTGGTCGGGATGTTGATCACGCATTCCCGGCTCCGGCGGATCATTTCGAAACTGTGGTTTTCGTCCCAGATGTAGCAGCCGACCCGCGCCGGGGTGAATGCCATCATCAGGTGCCAGCCCATCGTCATGATATTGGTTTTCCCCTTCCACGCCGAACTCACGAGCACGATGGGGCCGGGCTCGAGGTAGCGGCGGATTTCGGATAACGGGTAGTCTTTTTTTCGGTACGTTCTCATGATTTTTGAATAAACCGCTAAAGGTCGCTAACGGACGCTAGACCGGATTTTTCCGATTGTCCGGTTTTTAGCGTCCGTTAGCGATCGTTAGCGCATTTTTTAAAAAATTGTAGCCGTACAGGATCCTGAAAACAGAACCACGGATATCACGGATAAAAAACCGGATTACACAGATAATGCATTGGTATATGGCATCTTGATTATTTCTTGACCATCCGTGAAATCCAAAGTCATCCGTGAAATCCGTGGTTAAAAAAACGGCTGCGGCTTTATTTGAACCGCTTTAGCGGTCTCCCTCTCTTCGGTTGCCGCTCTGCCATTCCGGGCCCGATCCGCAAAGATCACCGAAACATCCGGGGTTAGCTCCTGCCAGGACGGTTGCGAATGGCGCCAATTTGGCGAAACTGAGGCCATCGCCCACCTATGAATCTCCAGCTCGAAAACCGTCTCGCTCTCGTCACCGCCTCCTCCGGCGGCATCGGCCTCGAAATCGCCCGCGCGCTCGCCCGCGAAGGCGCCCGCGTCATCATCAACGGCCGCTCCGTGGCCAGCGTCGAGGCGGGCATCGCCTCCATCCGCGCCGACATTCCGGACGCCCGGCTCGAAGCCCTCGCCTCCGACAACGGCACCGCCGCCGGCACGGAGCAGAGCATCGCGCAATTCCCCGACGTGGACATCCTCGTCAACAACCTCGGCATTTACGAACCCGTCGGTTTCTTCGACGAAACCGATGCCGACTGGTTCCGGCTGTTCGAAGTCAACATTCTCAGCGGCGTCCGCCTCGCCCGGCATTACCTGAAGCGGATGCTCGAAAAGAAAACCGGGCGCATCCTTTTTATCTCGAGCGAATCCGCCATCAGCCCTTCGCCCGAAATGCCGCACTACGGCGCGACCAAGACGATGCAACTCGCCCTCTCGCGCAGCCTCGCCGAGCTGACGAAAGGCACGCAGGTGACGGTCAACACGATCATGCCCGGCTCCACCCTGACGGACGGTGTGGCGAAGTTTGTCCAGGAGCTTTTCCCCGGCCTTTCGCTGGAAGAAGCCGGACGCCGCTTCATGCGCGAAAACCGTCCCACCTCGCTCATCGAACGGCTGCTCGACCCGAAGGAGATCGCGAATTTCGTCGCCTTCGTCAGCAGCCCGCTCGCCTCCGGTATCAATGGCGCGGCCCTGCGCGTGGACGGCGGCCTGGTGCGCAGCGTGTTCTGACAAAGGAGCGCTGGCCTTCCAACCTCGTCCTGTCCTGCATTTTCAGAACTTTTGCTGATAAAGATTTGAACAGAAGGTAACGAAGGGAACGAAGATGTTCCGGTTTCCGTGCTCCGTCCTGTATCCGGAACCTTTTTCAAAACAGAAAATGATTCTTCCGCTCAATCCCCGGTCGGCCTCCAGCGAATCTTCGTTCCCTTCGTTACCTTCTGTTCAATCTTCTGTATCCGGATTTCCCTGATAAATGCAGAAGAGCTTATGATTGAAATAAAACGCCGTTTCGGCAGGAGCGGCTCAGGCCGGTGTCGCGCGGGCGGCAAGCATCGGGCGGTAGCTGTTGCGGTAGCACCACGCCAGATACAGTTCCAGTGCCAGGAAAACGGCGGCAACAGGAAGCCCGGAACGTTCAAGAAACAGGTGGAAGGCGATGCTGTTGACGATGAAGGGAGCGAACAACGCGAGGGCCAGAGGCACGAAACGGTTGGTCAACAGCAAGACGCCGACGATCAGCTGGGTGACGCCGATCAGCGGCATCATGTAGCCGCTGTTCACCAGCGCGCCGGCAAATGCCACGGCGCCCTCCGGCATGGGCGTCTCGGGTTGCGGGATGAAGTTCAGAAACAGGTTCAGCCCGAAGACCAGAAGCGGCAGGCCCAGCAGGACCCGGGCGACCGTCGGAAGATGGCGGGTCAGTGATTTTTTCATGATTGGTTCAGGGGTTCTTTGATCGACGCAAAGGATATCCGGTGGGACACGACACGGCCTTGCGTCATTATCATGCGGATACGATTACCTTGAATCCGCCGTAAGCCATGCGCTTGCAGTCGAAGGGCATGGCTTTCGGGTCGGGGCACTTGAGGCGCGGGTCCTTCATGACCCTGGCGTTCACCCGATCACGGTGGGCGCGCGACTTGAAGGTGATCCAGGAAAACACCACGGTCTCGTCCGCCCTGGTTTTCGCCAGCCGGGGAAACGGAAGGCCGAATTTCACGTCGGCGTCGTCAACGACGCACTCCTTGTAGTCGAGCGCGCCGTGCTCGCGCCAGAGTTTGCCGCCCAGGCGGGCCATGCGGCGGTAGGCGGCGATGTTTTTTTTCGGGACCGGAATGACGAATCCGTCTACATAATGAGCCATGGTATTAATCTCCTGATTTGAGTCGGGTGAACAGATGCGGGTGGAGGAACGGATTTGTTGTCCGTTCAAGAAGTACAACGAACGAACCGGCGGCATCCGGACAACTCGCTCCGAAAGAAATTTCCGCCCCCGGTTGTCCGGCGGGCGATCCCTCGTTCGTTGTGATGTATGCCCACCGGAGCCGGCAAAAGCCGGCGGCCCCGGACGGACAACCATCTGCCATCCTCCATCTCATGAAAACCACACCTGTTCCCGACTCCTCTCCGTACCTCTTGTTTTTCCGCAATACCGGCCCGGAAAACTACCAGCACCTGTCGCCGGATCAACGCCAGCAACTCGTCGCCCGCTGGAATGCGTGGTACGACCGGCTGGTCGCGCAAGGCAAGGCCGTCGAAGGTCAGCCGCTGGAGACGGAAATCCGCCTCGTCTCCGGGCGTCCCGGCGGGGGCCGCGTGGTGGACGGCCCCTTTCCCGAGACCAAGGAAGCGATCGGCGGCTACGTCAAACTGCTGGTCCGCGATGTGGACGAAGCCGTCGAGATCGCCCGCCAGCATCCGGCCCTCGAATACGGAATGCAAATCGAGGTGCGCTCCATGACGGCCACCTGTCACCTCGGCGTCACCGCCGGCCACGACACGATCGCGGTCGCCTCCGGCCAACCCGTGCCGGCCTGATCCCGCCATCCCCGTGCCGCCCTCCGACGCAGAACAGGACGCCGCAGCCGGCGTCCCGCCGGTCGAACATGACATCGAGACCGGCGCGCCCGCCCCCGCCCCGGCGGCGCCCGGACAACTGGTGGAGCATTTTTTCCGTCACGAGGCGGGGCGGCTGCACGGCGCGCTGATCCGGCGGTTCGGCGTGGAAAACATCGCGCTCGCCGAAGACGTCGCGCAGGAAGCCCTCCTCCGCGCGCTGCGCGCGTGGTCGATGGGCGGCGTGCCGCCCAATCCCTCGGCCTGGATCACCCGCGTGGCGATGAACCTCGCGCGCGACGCGCTGCGCCACCGGCAGATGTCCGCCGCCAAGGAACCGGCGCTCGTCACGCATTTCGACCAGCTCCACGCCGCGCCTCCCTCCCCCGCCGCGGCCCTCGCCGGCGAGGCCGGATACGAAATCCGCGATGACGCGCTGCGGCTGATGTTCGTCTGCTGCCATCCGTCGATCGCACCCGATGCGCAGGTCGTGCTCGCGCTCAAGGTGTTGTGCGGCTTCAGCACGGCGGAGATCGCGCAGGCGTTTTTCGCCAGCGAGGCGGCCATCGAGAAACAGCTCGGGCGGACCAAACAACGCATCCGCGAGGCCGGCATCGGCTTCGAAATCCCCGAAGGCGAAGATCTCGCCCCGAGGCTCGACGGCGTGCTCGGCGCGCTTTACCTGCTCTTCAACGAAGGCCACAAGGCCTCGTCCGGCGAACGGCTGCTGCGCGAGGATCTTTGCCAGGAGGCGGTGCGCCTGACGTCGCTCCTCGTCGCCCATCCCGCGGGCCGGACACCCCGCAGCCACGCCCTGCTCGCACTCATGCTGCTGACTGCGGCGCGGTTCCCCTCGCGCCTGGATGAACACGGCACGCTCCTGCGTCTCGACGACCAGGATCGCTCCCGGTGGAACCAGCCGCTCATCGAACGCGGCCTGATCCATCTCGCCGAAGCCGCGCAGGGCAACGAACTCGGCGAGTACCACCTGCAAGCCGGCATTGCCGCGATCCACTGCACGGCGGCTGATCACGCGTCCACGGACTGGGCGCGCATCCTGAGTCACTACGACGAACTCTACCGGATAAAACCCTCGCCTGTCGTCGCGCTCAACCGCGCCGTGGCAGTCGCACACGTGCGCGGGCCCCGGGCCGGGCTCGACGCCATCACGGCGATCCCGCAGCGCGACCGGCTCGAAGCGCATTATCTGCTGCACGCGGTCACGGGTGAGTTGTATTGGCGATTGCAGGACCACCGTGCCGCCGCCGCGAGTTTTCGCCGCGCGCTGCAACTCGCCCGCGTGGAGCCCGAACAGGTTTTCCTCTCGCGCCTGCTGGAACGGGTGAACCGGACAGCGGAGTGAAAAACAAAAAACCGCAGAGGCGGCGGGCGCCCCTGCGGTCGGAAAATGCCAGCCTGACGCGCCGGAAACGGCGCGGCAGGTTATTTCTTCAGCGTCGTACAAAACGCCGCGAGGCGCTCCACGCCCTTTTTGATGATCTCGTCGCTCGTCGCGTAGCTGAGGCGGAGGTACCCCTCGGCGCCGAAAGCACTGCCGAAGACGGCGGCGACTTTTTGCTGCTCGAGCAGCTTGTCGCAAAACTCGGCCGAACCGAGCCCGAAGCTGGAGATGTTCGGAAACAGGTAAAACGCGCCCTGGGCGAGCAGACACGTCACGCCGGGGATCTTGTTGAGCTCGGCATGGAGGAATCTGCGACGGCGGTCGAAAGCCACGAGCATCGCGTCGAGCGCGGCCTTCGTCTTGTCCTTCTCCTTGAGCGCGGCGAGGGCGCCATACTGGGCGAAGGTCGTGGCATTGGAGCTCGTCTGGCTCTGGATCTCGGCGACCGCCTTGGCGACGGGCGCGGGCGCGACCGTGGTGCCGAGACGCCAGCCGGTCATCGAATAGGTTTTCGAGAAACCGGAGACGATGATCGTGCGCGCGGCGGCCTCGGCCGAAAAGGTGGCGGGCGAAACGTGCTTCGCTCCGTCGTAGAGCAGGTGCTCGTAGATCTCGTCCGACAGGATGTAGAGGTTGTGCCGGAGCGCGACCTCGACAATGGCCTCGAGTTCGGCGCGGGTGTAGACGGCGCCGGTCGGGTTGGACGGGGAATTGAGGATGAGGAGCTTCGTCTTCGGCGTGATCGCGGCCTCGAGCTGCGCGGGCGTGAGACGGAAGCCGGTGGTGTCGTCGGCGAGAACGAATTTCGGGGTGGCCCCGGCAAGCTTCACCATCTCGGGATAGCTGACCCAGTAGGGCGCGGGGATGATCACCTCGTCGCCGGGTGAACACACGGCGAGAATGGAAAGGTAGCAGGAAAACTTGCCGCCCGGCGAGACGATGACCTGGGCGGGCGCGGTCTTGAGACCGAGGCGGGTGGAGTAGTCCTCGGCGATGGCCTCGCGGAGGGGCTGGATGCCGGGAGTGGGCGCGTACTTGGTCTTGCCGGCCTTGAGCGCGGCGATCGCGGCCTCCTTGATGTGCTCCGGCGTATCGAAGTCGGGTTCGCCGGCGGCGAAACCGCAAACGTCCTCGCCGGCGGCGAGAAGGGCCTTGGCCTTGGCATCGACGGCAAGGGTCGGCGAAGGCGCGATGTTGAGAGACCAGGTGGAGAGCGGCGCAGGCGCGGGACTACTCATGGAGATGGAAAACGGACAGGCAGGCGTAGCGGACAGAAACAGAGGATTCGATTTACCGGAAGTGGCGCGCGATCAGACCAGCCGGAACCGGAGGCGAAGGGTTTCGCCTGATCGGGCATGTGCGATGGAATAAGCGCGACTTGCCCCGAAACGCAAGGAATCGGGGCAAGAAACACGCGAGGAGGATCCGCGGCGGGCGCGGAGCCGGTCAGCGCCTGCCTTTTTTGGTCGGCAGGCTCTCGACGGCGGCGCGGATGACGTCGCCGATGCTGGCCTTTTGTTTCTTCGCAGCGCGGGCGAGCGCGGTCTTGGCCTTGGGGTCAAGACGCACGGAGATCTGGCGGCGCTCCTCGACGGAAGCCTCGAAGCGGGTGAGATCGTACTCGGCGATCGCGTGACGGACGACTTCACTGGTGGAAGCGAGGCCGAGTTGCTTGCGGTGCTGCTCGATTTTCTTGAGCAGGGAGGCAGGCAGATCGAAGGTCAGAGGAACAGGAGCGGATGCAGTTTTTTTAGCCATATGGAGAGATGTGGTTGAGTTGATGTTGTAAGTATAACCGGATACGAAGGGTTCCACGTATTGACCCTTCGGATGCAGGGGCAACACCAAATTTCACCCTTGGTCATTTCTTTTGCCGCATGGTATCGGCATATCAATGACTTCCGTATACTAAAAATTATGGCCAACCACCGGCAATTTCCCGGAAAATCCCCTCCCGCAGCCTTTTTCCCGCCCGTCGTAACCGTTTTTCCCCTACCTTGGCGGCGCCATCGGCGCAAAAGGCGCGAAGCCATCCTTTATCCCGGATAAAAAATCACAAAATGCACATCGATTATCAAACTTCGGCACTGCGCCGTGCGGTCAGCATCCGGCAGGATGAAGGCCGCTCCATCCCGGAGCGCAACCCACACCTGTCACATTATTCCCGATGGCTACGAAAACAGTTACCAAAACCGCCAGGACGAAGCTCAGCGGCCACGCTGCCCATACCCAGGACGCCGCCGCGAACGGGCTCGCCGGCGCGATCCGGCGCCCGATCAAGATCACCATGCTCGGCGCCGGCTCGGGCTTCACGCCCCGCCTTGTCAATGACGTGCTCCGCATTCCCGGCAACCAGGGCGGCGTCGTCGCGCTGGTCGATATCGACACGAAGCGGCTGCGCACGATGCACCGGCTCCTCGATAAGCTCATCGCGCAGCTCGGCGCCGGCTCCAGAGCCGGAGCGAAAGGGTGGCGCGTCATCTCGTCGCCCGATCGCGCCAGGGTGCTCAAGGACTCGGATTACGTGGTCAACTGCATCGAAGTCAGCGGCACCGCCTGCGTTGTCCACGACAACGATATCCCGCTCAAATACGGCATCGACCAGTGCATCGGCGACACCATCGGCCCGGGCGGCCTCTTCAAGTCCCTGCGCACGATTCCCGTCTGGCTCGACGTGCTCCGCGATTGCGAACGGCTCTGCCCCCGGGCTCTCGTCCTCAACTACACCAATCCGATGGCCATGATGTGCCTGGCCGCCGGCCGCGTGTCATCGATGCCGGTCGTCGGCCTCTGCCACTCCGTGCAGGGCACCAGCCACCTTCTCGCCCGGTATGCGGACATTCCCTACGAGGAAATGGACTGGGAATGCGCCGGCATCAATCACCTGGCCTGGTTCACCCGGCTCGAGCACCGCGGCGCCAACCTCTACACCAGCCGCCTTTACAAAAAATTCACCGCCGATCTCGCTGCCGCCGAACGCGAGCGCCAGGCCGGCAAGGCTTCGCACGACAGCTCCGATCTCGACCGCGGCAAGACCGAAAAGGGCTACGAGGCCGCCGATCTCGTCCGCAAGGACATGTGCCTGCACTTCGGCGCATTCATCACGGAAAGCTCCGGTCATCTGTCCGAGTACCTGCCCTACTATCGCAAGAGCGACGCCGGCCGCGCCCTGCTCCGCCAGCGTTACGACGGCGGGTCGCGTTTTTACGCCACCAACTGGCCCGACTGGCGCAAGGCCGCCGACGCCTCCCGCATGGCCATGCTCGCCGGCACCGAATCCATCGACTGGAAACGCTCCTGGGAATACGCCTCGTGGATCATC harbors:
- a CDS encoding DGPFAETKE family protein, whose translation is MYAHRSRQKPAAPDGQPSAILHLMKTTPVPDSSPYLLFFRNTGPENYQHLSPDQRQQLVARWNAWYDRLVAQGKAVEGQPLETEIRLVSGRPGGGRVVDGPFPETKEAIGGYVKLLVRDVDEAVEIARQHPALEYGMQIEVRSMTATCHLGVTAGHDTIAVASGQPVPA
- a CDS encoding glucosyl transferase yields the protein MIGKNRNLKSRNAENRSMAEQRPPPSPSAASGASARPAARFDLPTLDAGRVTRRRTLIATLTLLLLGPAVLLMADLHWRSGVDTWKMIHLVLFTVLFGLIAFGAVQAVIGFWIRRRRRGQPGGDPCRIVRSLSAEDDLAPIEASVAIVMPVYNEEPGRILEGLRVIYESLRKTGQLDAFDFFILSDSSDPNRWIEEQTGWIALTRQLNAEGRIFYRKRRVNTNKKAGNIADFCRRWGRHYRYMVVLDADSIMTGEAITKLARMMEKNPTVGIIQTVPELVNGETLFARLQQFASRLYGSIFSAGLNFWQLSEANYWGHNAIIRLAPFIDHCSLPDLPGREPFGGRILSHDYVEAALMRRGGWEVWLAIDLPGSYEECPGNLIDFAKRDRRWLQGNLQHAWLLSARGLRAANRAHLALGIMAYLSSPLWFAFLALTTVISWRNVATGLTPLPVDSFARYLTLTFAQQALVLFGITLGLLFLPKLLALLDLRRRPGSAALFGGWRCALTSVILETVLFTLMAPVMMLFHTKFIFMTLAGSGVAWVTQRRGQDGEPEWRETILTHLGQTLLGAVWLAAALWINPWLAIWMSPIFAGMLLVMPVSLLTGQRSLGLRMRRWGLFCTPNETAPPPELDDLARALAPPTPDAPRHAPLPELAADYGLMQAVLDPYVNAVHVALLREKDTTPPASEERFAVLRQRLLREGPATLDQRDKLSLLMDAESMTLLHRDLWSAHTSDLADWWRHAIRSYNIVAPAPQTALHR
- a CDS encoding flavin reductase → MRTYRKKDYPLSEIRRYLEPGPIVLVSSAWKGKTNIMTMGWHLMMAFTPARVGCYIWDENHSFEMIRRSRECVINIPTTDLINEAVGIGNCSGAEVDKFKKFGLTPVPGEKVGAPLIRECYANFECRLADATQISRNGLFIWEVVKAHVAVSPKYPETFHYRGDGVFMISGRSISLRKKFKPQNL
- a CDS encoding oxidoreductase, with the translated sequence MNLQLENRLALVTASSGGIGLEIARALAREGARVIINGRSVASVEAGIASIRADIPDARLEALASDNGTAAGTEQSIAQFPDVDILVNNLGIYEPVGFFDETDADWFRLFEVNILSGVRLARHYLKRMLEKKTGRILFISSESAISPSPEMPHYGATKTMQLALSRSLAELTKGTQVTVNTIMPGSTLTDGVAKFVQELFPGLSLEEAGRRFMRENRPTSLIERLLDPKEIANFVAFVSSPLASGINGAALRVDGGLVRSVF
- a CDS encoding glycoside hydrolase, with the translated sequence MATKTVTKTARTKLSGHAAHTQDAAANGLAGAIRRPIKITMLGAGSGFTPRLVNDVLRIPGNQGGVVALVDIDTKRLRTMHRLLDKLIAQLGAGSRAGAKGWRVISSPDRARVLKDSDYVVNCIEVSGTACVVHDNDIPLKYGIDQCIGDTIGPGGLFKSLRTIPVWLDVLRDCERLCPRALVLNYTNPMAMMCLAAGRVSSMPVVGLCHSVQGTSHLLARYADIPYEEMDWECAGINHLAWFTRLEHRGANLYTSRLYKKFTADLAAAERERQAGKASHDSSDLDRGKTEKGYEAADLVRKDMCLHFGAFITESSGHLSEYLPYYRKSDAGRALLRQRYDGGSRFYATNWPDWRKAADASRMAMLAGTESIDWKRSWEYASWIIEAREKDVPFRIHGNVMNNHKGAGQLITNLPADGCVEVACMIDGNGINPTRYGALPAHLAAVCASNMSMFDLGAQAAIDRSIEKAIHALMLDPLTAAILTPAEIKAMTLEMFRAEKDFLPGYR
- a CDS encoding aspartate aminotransferase (catalyzes the formation of oxalozcetate and L-glutamate from L-aspartate and 2-oxoglutarate); translated protein: MSSPAPAPLSTWSLNIAPSPTLAVDAKAKALLAAGEDVCGFAAGEPDFDTPEHIKEAAIAALKAGKTKYAPTPGIQPLREAIAEDYSTRLGLKTAPAQVIVSPGGKFSCYLSILAVCSPGDEVIIPAPYWVSYPEMVKLAGATPKFVLADDTTGFRLTPAQLEAAITPKTKLLILNSPSNPTGAVYTRAELEAIVEVALRHNLYILSDEIYEHLLYDGAKHVSPATFSAEAAARTIIVSGFSKTYSMTGWRLGTTVAPAPVAKAVAEIQSQTSSNATTFAQYGALAALKEKDKTKAALDAMLVAFDRRRRFLHAELNKIPGVTCLLAQGAFYLFPNISSFGLGSAEFCDKLLEQQKVAAVFGSAFGAEGYLRLSYATSDEIIKKGVERLAAFCTTLKK
- a CDS encoding RNA signal recognition particle 4.5S RNA; the protein is MAHYVDGFVIPVPKKNIAAYRRMARLGGKLWREHGALDYKECVVDDADVKFGLPFPRLAKTRADETVVFSWITFKSRAHRDRVNARVMKDPRLKCPDPKAMPFDCKRMAYGGFKVIVSA
- a CDS encoding DoxX family protein, coding for MKKSLTRHLPTVARVLLGLPLLVFGLNLFLNFIPQPETPMPEGAVAFAGALVNSGYMMPLIGVTQLIVGVLLLTNRFVPLALALFAPFIVNSIAFHLFLERSGLPVAAVFLALELYLAWCYRNSYRPMLAARATPA
- a CDS encoding sigma factor, ECF subfamily protein, giving the protein MPPSDAEQDAAAGVPPVEHDIETGAPAPAPAAPGQLVEHFFRHEAGRLHGALIRRFGVENIALAEDVAQEALLRALRAWSMGGVPPNPSAWITRVAMNLARDALRHRQMSAAKEPALVTHFDQLHAAPPSPAAALAGEAGYEIRDDALRLMFVCCHPSIAPDAQVVLALKVLCGFSTAEIAQAFFASEAAIEKQLGRTKQRIREAGIGFEIPEGEDLAPRLDGVLGALYLLFNEGHKASSGERLLREDLCQEAVRLTSLLVAHPAGRTPRSHALLALMLLTAARFPSRLDEHGTLLRLDDQDRSRWNQPLIERGLIHLAEAAQGNELGEYHLQAGIAAIHCTAADHASTDWARILSHYDELYRIKPSPVVALNRAVAVAHVRGPRAGLDAITAIPQRDRLEAHYLLHAVTGELYWRLQDHRAAAASFRRALQLARVEPEQVFLSRLLERVNRTAE
- a CDS encoding CopG family transcripitonal regulator is translated as MAKKTASAPVPLTFDLPASLLKKIEQHRKQLGLASTSEVVRHAIAEYDLTRFEASVEERRQISVRLDPKAKTALARAAKKQKASIGDVIRAAVESLPTKKGRR